TCGAGACTCCGCATCCCCCCGGTGCTGCCGTGCATCGCGCTCGTCAACGGCGAGGATGCCGGCCCCGAGCGTCGCCTCGCCGCGCACGACGTCGTGACGCTGTTTCCGCCTCTCGCCGGTGGTCGCTAGACCCGGCGCCCGCGCGCGCGTTGGACCTCGGCATCGATCTCGGCGCCGACGAGCAGGGCGACGCCACTGAGGTAGAGCCAGAGCATGAGGAGGATCACCCCGCCGATCGAGCCGTAGGTGGCGTTGTAGTCGCCCACGTAGCGCACGTAGACGCGCAAGCCGACGGACATCGCCAGCCAGGCGACCAGCGCGAAGACGGAGCCCGGCGTCACCCAGCTCCAGCGGTGGCGCTCCGTCGGTGCCAGATAGTAGACGAGGGTGATGCCGGTGAGCGCGAAGACAATGGCGGCCGGCCAGCGCAGCACGTTCCACACGAGGGTGAAGAGCGGGCCGAGCCCCACCCAGCCGGCCACTGCTTCGCCAATGCGCTCGCCGAAAACCAGCAGCAGGAGCGCGGTAAGCGTCAGCACGGAGAGGGCCACCGTCAGCGCCACGGCGACCAGGCGCTGCCGCCACCACGGCCGGCTGTCGGTGATCCCAGAGGCCACGTTCAGGGCGATGATGATCGACGCCGTGCCGTTCGACGCCGCCCACAGCGCAGCGAGGACGCCGAGCGAGAGGAGGCCCCCGCTGGCTCCGCTCACGACCTCGTCGAGCGTCCGGTGCACGAGCGAGGCCGCATCGCCCGGGAGCACACCCGCCACATAGCCCATCAGCGTCTTCATCAAGTCCGTGCCGGGTAGGAGGCCGAGCAGCGTGGCGAGGAACAGCAGGGTCGGGAAGAGCGCGAAGAGGAAGTAGTAGGAGAGGCTGGCCGCGCGATCCAGGATCTCGTCCTCCTGGATCTCCTGCCAGACGCGCCGGCTCAGTTCCCAGACGGTGA
The Candidatus Methylomirabilota bacterium DNA segment above includes these coding regions:
- a CDS encoding MoaD/ThiS family protein codes for the protein MKIEVRLFATLAAFLPPASKATGSAVLDIPDGGTVADVVSRLRIPPVLPCIALVNGEDAGPERRLAAHDVVTLFPPLAGGR
- a CDS encoding YihY/virulence factor BrkB family protein, with product MRVLGGLTVWELSRRVWQEIQEDEILDRAASLSYYFLFALFPTLLFLATLLGLLPGTDLMKTLMGYVAGVLPGDAASLVHRTLDEVVSGASGGLLSLGVLAALWAASNGTASIIIALNVASGITDSRPWWRQRLVAVALTVALSVLTLTALLLLVFGERIGEAVAGWVGLGPLFTLVWNVLRWPAAIVFALTGITLVYYLAPTERHRWSWVTPGSVFALVAWLAMSVGLRVYVRYVGDYNATYGSIGGVILLMLWLYLSGVALLVGAEIDAEVQRARGRRV